From Acidobacteriota bacterium:
GCACAGCGAAGGCAACCATTGAGACCGCGGTGGTCGGCATCGGCGGAACGCATGTGCGCGGCATGAACTCGCGCGGCGGCATCAGCATGGGAAGCCGAATGCGCGAGATCACGCGCGAGGAGGTGCGTGCCGCAGTGGATCGCGCGCGCAGCGTGGCCCTGCCTCCCGACCGCGAAGTGCTGCACCTGCTGCCGCAGGAGTTCATCCTCGACGAGCAACCTGGGATTCACGATCCGATCGGCATGGTGGGCAACAAGCTTGAGGTGAATCTTCATCTCTCCACCTGCTCGGGAGGCGTGGCGCAGAGCGTGATTACGTGCGCGAACCGCGCGGGTCTCGAGGTGATGGATACGGTGTATGAAGGCATCGCGGCGGCCGAGGCGGTGCTGAGCGCCGATGAGCGCGAACTTGGCGTATGCATCGCCGACATTGGCTCGAGCACGACGGAGCTGGCGGTGTTCTTCGAAGGCTCTGTGGCGCATACTGCGGTCCTGCCGATCGGCGGCGACCACTTTACGAACGACCTTGCCGTTGGTTTGCATGTGACGGTCGAAGAGGCGGAGTTCCTGAAGAAGACCTACGGACACTGCGTGGTGACGGCCGTTCCGCAGATGAACGAGATCGAGGTTGGCGGCGACCTGGCGATCTCGGGAGGCCAGCCGGCGCGGATGGTGCGGCAGAGGTTCCTTGCAGAGATCCTTGAGCCGCGTGCGCGTGAGCTATTTACAATGCTGCGCGACAACCTGCGCACCGGTGGTGTTCTTGAGGCGCTGGGCGCGGGCTGCGTAGTGACCGGCGGCGGCGCGCTGATGTCGGGGCTGCTCGACAACGCGGAGAGCCTGCTGCGCGTTCCGGCTCGTGTAGGATACCCGGTGCCGCTATCGCGGATGCCGGAGGAACTGGCGCGGCCGGAGTATGCTGCAGCGATCGGAATGCTGCTGTATACGCATCGCACGCAGGTCCGCAAGGCGAGCGAGGAGCAGGGGCTGCGGGCGAAGCTGAAGGCGATCTTTGCGGGAAGTTTTTAGCGTTCGTTCTGGAGTTTTGCGGCGCTTCAGGCAAACAGCAGATTCCTCCACTTCGCTGCGCTCCGGTCGGACTGACAACCAGGAAAGAGTCTGTTGAACCAGCGATGGTACGTAGCGGTGGAAAACGTGGATGAAATGCAGACGGCGATGATGTGAGAATTGAGTCAGCCTTGAAGCGGCTTAAGGAGCACTGCATTCATGCCGAATCTGCCTGACGACGACATCCGTATCCACTATCACGACGAGGTTCCGCGGGGAGCGCGGATCAAGGTCATCGGCGTGGGAGGTGGGGGAAACAACGCTGTAAACCGGATGATTGCGGCCCGCGTTGAAGGCGTTGAGTTTATCGCGGCCAATACAGACGTGCAGGCACTGACGGTTTCAAATGCTCCGGTCAAGCTGCAGCTTGGAGTGAAGCTGACGAGCGGGCTTGGCGCGGGCGCAAACCCCGACGTGGGCAGACGTGCGGCGCTCGAGGATTCGGACAAGATTATCGAGGCCCTTGAAGGCGCGGACATGGTGTTTGTCACCGCGGGCCTGGGCGGAGGCACGGGCACTGGTGCTGCTCCGGTGATCGCCTCGCTGGCCAGCGAGATGGGAGCGCTGACGGTGGCGGTTGTCACGAGGCCCTTCGGATTTGAAGGCAAGCGCCGCATGATGCAGGCCGAACGCGGCTTGCAGGAACTGCTGGACTCGGTCGATACCGTGATTGTGATCCCGAACGAAAAGCTGCTGGCCGTAGCCAAGGATGCCGGGTTCTTCGAGAGCTTCCGCATCGCCGACGATGTGCTGCGGCAGGGCGTCCAGGGCATTTCGGACATCATCACCATTCCCGGCGTGATCAACCGCGACTTTGCCGATGTGAAGACGACGATGGCTGGCATGGGCTATGCGGTGATGGGCACGGCGGTGCGTGCCGGGCAGAACCGCGCGGTTGAAGCCGCGATGGCGGCGATGGCCTCGCCACTGTTGGAGTCGGGCGCGATCGATGGAGCGCGAGGCATCCTGATCAACATTACGGGTTCGAGCAGCCTGAAGCTGAATGAGGTCAATGAGGCTTCCACGATCATTCAGAATGCGGCGCATGAAGATGCCAACATCATCTTCGGCGCGGTGCAGGACGAGACCATGGGAGACGACGTGAAGATCACCGTCATTGCGACAGGTTTCAAGCAGCAGGAGATGCCGGCGCGCCGGGAGCGGATGCTGGCCGAGTCGACCCTGCCGACGATGCGCTATGAGATGCCGGTGATTGAGCCACGCGTTTCGACCCCGCGTTCGACGGCATCGATGCCAAAGTTTGCAAGTGATCCCGAGGCAGTAGCGACTCCCGTTCCATCGGTCTCCCCGGCGTATGCGGAACGGCGAGAGCCTGAGACTGCGGAACCCGAGCTGCGGCCCGTTCCCGCGTCGGTCTTTGACGATGAGTTCTTTCGCAGTACCCAGGAACGTGGAGTACCCCCATATATCGTTTCTGAAGAGGTAGTTAGGGTGGCAACAGGGGTGAAGGAAGCGGCTTACCTCCAGCACGGGGAGAGCGTCCAAGCTGATGTATCGGTTGATGCGGCCAAGGTGCCGTTTGGTGGAGCAGCAGTGCCGCTCGTTGTGGATGCCAACGAACCGGATGAGCTTGATATTCCAGCGTTTCTGCGGCGTGGCCACTAGTGTCGAATCTGCCCGGAGTATGGGGCAAAAGATGTATTTCCCCAGTGAGGGGATTGGGGTGGAATGAGAGTCTCCTGGGGTTAACCTCACAGGAGATGGCAACTTAGTTGCTCATTCAGTTTTAATGTAGGAAGAAGAGGGGTCGCCAGGTGTCGAAACTGTTGAGGGTCTTAGGCGTATTCCTTCTGGGCCTGGTAGTGGGTTCGGGGGTTGAGGCTTCTGCGAAGCCGTCGAGCAACGCGAAACATCACTCATCGGGTACAGCCCACACTGTTTCGAGCAGTAAGGCACGCCTAACAAAGAGATCGACGAAGACAGTAAAGGCCACTCGCAAGTCCGGCAGTCATGTGGTTGCGACGAAGGTTGTCGCCGGCAAGCGCCGCGGTGCCAAGACCAGGCTTGCCGTGCGTCGGACCCGTTATTACGAACGCTTCACGGCCAGCTCGTTTACCGACAACCTGACCCTGGGTGACGTGACCGATGGCGAAGACCCGGTGGTTCGCGCTGCGGCGATCGAAGCGCTGGGCAATATGAACGGAACCGCTGTGGCGATCGATCCATCGACTGGCCGCATTCTGGCGATGGTGAATCAGAAGCTGGCGCTGTCGCGCGGCGCGGAGCCCTGCTCGACGATCAAGCTGACGGTTGCGCTGGCGGCACTGGAAGAGGGCATCGTCAAGAAGGATACCGAGGTCAATCTCGGCGGCAGGTATCGCCTGACGATGACGGAGGCACTGGCGCACTCCAATAATGCCTACTTCGAGACACTGGGCCGTTCGCTTGGCTTTGAACGCGTAAAGCACTATGCCAACGAATTCGGCCTCGGCGAGCTGGCGGGATATCACATTGAAGGCGAACAACTGGGCATCTATCCCGACGAAGAGCTTCCGGCTAAGTTGGGCGGCGTAGGAAGGATGTGTTCGTTTGGCGAGGGCGTTTCGATGACTCCTCTACAGCTTGGAGCGCTGGTTTCGGCGATCGCCAACGGTGGCACGCTCTACTATCTCCAGCATCCGGAGAATGCGATCGACATTGCGAGCTTTCAGCCGAAGGTGAAGCGGCAGTTGAACATCGCGCCGCTGATCCCGGAGATACTCGACGGCATGCAGGGCGCGGTGATGTATGGCACGGCGCGTTCACTGCGGGCCAACTTCAACCAGTTTCCGGTCATGGGCAAGACGGGCACCTGCTCGAACAACGGCACGCGCTTCGGCTGGTTCGGCTCGTACGCCGATACGCCACGGGGACGGATTGTGACGGTGATCTTCCTCGAGGGCGGCAGGCCGACCTTCGGGCCAAAGGCCGCCGAGCTAACCGGCCAGTTCTACCGTGCCTTGTGGGACAAGAGCTACTTCACTCCGAGTACGGAGCAGGCGCTGGGTGCGGTGGGCGGCGGCGCGCAGTAGAGACAGGTGGGTCCATGTAGGCGCAGTATGGCTGGGGTGAAGGTTCGTGCAGTCCACGGCGAACTACAGGGATTCTTCGCCTTCGGCTCAGAATGACGGCGGCTATCAGTTATCGTCACAGCAATAGGGAAAAATTCTATCGTGCATCCGCAGAGCGCGGTGACGATAGCAGGACTGTTTTTGCGTTGAGGAACTCGCGCATCCCCGCGGCGGAGAGTTCTCGGCCGTAGCCGGAGTGTTTGACGCCGCCGAAGGGCAGGCGCGGATCGCTGGCCACCATCGCGTTCACAAAGACGGCGCCGCACTCCAACTCGGCGACGAGGCGCTGCTGCTCGGCGGGATCCCGCGTCCACACAGAGGCGGCGAGCCCGAAGGGAGTGTCGTTGGCGATCTCAATGGCCTCGTCGAGTGAAGCGACTTTGAAGAGCATGGCGACCGGGCCGAAGAGTTCTTCCTTGTAGACGGCGCTGGTGCGCGGGACGTTGACCAGAACGGTGGGCTCGAAGTAGTTGCCGTCGCCGAGCATACGTTCTCCGCCGGTGAGCACGCGAGCGCCCGACGTGGTCGCCGCTTTGACCTGTGCTTCCAGCTCCTCGGCGATCTTTGCCGTGGCGAGCGGGCCTACGTCGGTGGTCTCCTTCATGGGGTCGCCGATCTTCATGGCCTCCATGCCGGCGACGAAGCCGGACTCAAACTCCGCATAGATGGACTCGTGAACGATGAAGCGCTTGGCGGCGATGCAGGACTGACCGCTGTTGACCAGGCGCGCGCGAACGGCCGTCTCGATTGCGGTGGCGAGGTCGGCCGAGGGCATGACGATGAAGGGATCGGAGCCGCCGAGCTCGAGCACGGATTTCTTGATGAGCCAGCCTGCCTGCGCCGCGATGGCACGCCCGGCGGGCTCGGAGCCGGTGAGGGTGACGGCGGCGACGCGTGGGTCGGAGAGGACGCGCTCGACCTGGCGCGATTCGATCAGCAGTGCCTGGAAGGTTCCGCGGGGAAAGCCCGCGCGGCGAACCAGCGACTCGATCGCGAGCGCGCATTGGGGAACATTCGACGAGTGCTTGAGGAGGCCCACGTTGCCCGCCATCAGCGCCGGGGCGAGGAAGCGGAAGACCTGCCAGAAGGGAAAGTTCCAGGGCATGACGGCGAGGACGACGCCGAGCGGGTCCCAGCGAACGTAGCTCTGGTTCTCAGTGGGGATGGCCTCGGGCGCGAGGATGCGTGCTGCGTTTTCGGCGTAGTAGCGGCAGGCGGTGGCGCACTTGGCGATCTCCTGCCGCGAGGCGTGAATGGGCTTGCCCATCTCGAGCGTGATGGTCTGGGCGAGGTCGTTGACCTCCTCATCGAGCAGGTGGGCGAGCTTCCGCATGCAGAGGGCGCGGTGCTCGAGCGGGACCGCGGCGTATTCACGAAAGGCCTGGTGGGCCAGCGCGATCTTTTCGAGGAAGGCCTCTTCGGTAAGAGGCTCGAAGCTGCGAAGGAGCTTGCCGTTGGCGGGATTGATGGATTCGATGGCCATACGCCTGTGAGCCAGCTTAGCAAAGATGGGTCGGTCCTTTCCGAAAACCGGATTGCGCTTTGCGCGATGATCCCACCTTCGCGATGATGAAACCGCCGCGAAGATGGGCACCCGCAATTGGCGGCAGAGAGGCACATCTCCTGCGAAGTGCCTGTGAAATAATCGGGGATATCCTTTTGAGTGCCGTGCGCGTGAGGTGTTTCCGGGCGCGCGGCGGCGATGCGGGGCCGAATGCAGGGCAATCCAGAGTTCATGAAGCAGGCGATTGAACTGGCGACCGGGAATGTCACCTCCGGTCGCGGTGGCCCGTTTGGCGCGGTGATTGTGCGCGACGGCGCGGTGATCGCCACCGGCGTGAACCAGGTGACGGCAACCAACGATCCCACGGCGCACGCCGAGGTAGTGGCGATCCGCAACGCCTGCGCGGCGATCAAGGATTTCAGCCTCAACGGATGCACGATCTATACGAGCTGCGAGCCCTGCCCCATGTGCCTGGCTGCAATCTCATGGTCCCGCATGGAGAAGATCTTTTACTGCGCCACGGCGGCCGATGCGGCAGCCGCGGGCTTTGATGATGCGTTTTTGTATGACGAGCTGAGAAAGCACATTGGAAAGCGGAAGATTCCCGAGCAGAGGCTGCTTGCCGAGCGTGCGACCGAGAGCTTCGAGGCATGGCGCAAATACGAGACACGAGTACGTTACTAAGACGACAGGCGAGGATGATGACGACAAAGAAGCTGACGAAGGTTGCGGCGAAGAAGGCGGATGGCGTGGTGAAGGTTGCACTGCTTGGGTTCGGGACCGTGGGAAGCTCGGTGGCGAAGGTCCTGGCCGAATCGAAGTTTCCCGGCATCGCGCTGACGCATATCTACAACCGAGGCGTCGAGCGGAAGAAGTCTTCGCCCGCTGCGAAGTTTGTTCCGTCGACGGCGGTGTGGACCGAGAACGTCGACGATGTGTTGAAGTCGAACGTCGATGTGGTGATTGAGTTGATGGGCGGCCTGAATCCCGTGGAGGGGTGGCTGAAGAAGGCGATGGCCTCGGGCAAACATGTGGTGACGGCAAACAAGCAGTTGATCGCGTACCGCGGCGTGGCCTTGCAGAAGCTGGCGGCCCAGAACGGCGTTCAGCTTGTCTACGGTGCAGCGGTGGCTGGCGGGGTGCCGGTGATTCCGGGCATACGGCAGGGACTGGGCGGCGACAAGATGGTGCGTCTGAGCGGCATCGTGAACGGCACCTGCAACTACATCCTGAGCCGCATGGAGGCGGGGGCGGAGTATGCGACGGTGCTCAAGGACGCGCAGGGACTTGGGTATGCGGAGGCGAACCCCTCGGCGGACGTGGATGGATTCGATGCGCGCGCGAAGCTCTGCATCCTGTCGCGGATCGCGCTTCACGCCGAGCTGAACCCGGATGAGGTAGCGACGCAGACGATCTCGAACGTCGAAGCGATCGACTTCGTTTATGCGAAAGAGCTGAACTGCACGATCCGGCAGGTTTCGCGCGCACAGGTGGAAGGGGCGCTGGTGCATGCTCGGGTGGCTCCGATGCTGGTTCCGCTGAGTTCGCCGATGGCGTGGTCGCACGGGACGCAGAACATGGTGGTGACGAGCGGAAGGTTCGGCGGCGACGTGGTGTTCTCGGGCCACGGCGCGGGCGGAGAGCCTACAGCCGTCGCGGTAGTCTCGGATCTGCTGGCGGTGTCGCAGGGAGCGAAGGCGGTCGAGCTGCCGGTGCGCAAGCGCCAGGTGACGGGCGAGTTTCTTGCGCCGCACTACCTGCGCTTTGTCGTGGACGATAAGCCGGGAATCGTGTCGTCGATCGCGGGTGCGCTGGCGAAGGTGGGAGCGAACATCGATTCGCTGCTGCAGCGGCCGGGGTACCCGAAGCACAAGTTGCCGTTCGTGGTGACGACGGAACCGTGCCTGACAGGGACGATCGAGCGGGCGATGAAGAGCATCGGCAAGCTGGACTGCATGCTGGAGAGGCCGCTGACGTTGCAGATGCTTGTGGCTGAGGACACGGCGGAGTAGGCTGCGCAGCTGTTTGTGCCGGACTCAGGATGACGATCGTCGCCTATGCAGATGTACGCAAAGCGTAAAAGCTGAGCGCCGCGTCTCCCTGCTTGAGAACGCGGACACGTTCCAACGCGCCGTATCGTTCCGCCAGCTCCATCTTGCTGCGATGCTCCGCGATTACGCGGGCATCTTCGGCCAGAATTGCCTGCCCGCGCGTACCTCCAAGAAATTCCAGAGTGCGCGCGTATTCTGCCTCGGCATCGTATGGAGGATCGAGAAAGACGAGGTCTGTCACTGTTCCGCGCCTGGCCAGATTTTCAAGAAGCGCCA
This genomic window contains:
- the ftsA gene encoding cell division protein FtsA gives rise to the protein MKSQRPENLITVLDAGSTKSCVLVAELHDGVLRYRGHGVEPSKGMRKGLIAELAPAVGAINRAALTAERTAKATIETAVVGIGGTHVRGMNSRGGISMGSRMREITREEVRAAVDRARSVALPPDREVLHLLPQEFILDEQPGIHDPIGMVGNKLEVNLHLSTCSGGVAQSVITCANRAGLEVMDTVYEGIAAAEAVLSADERELGVCIADIGSSTTELAVFFEGSVAHTAVLPIGGDHFTNDLAVGLHVTVEEAEFLKKTYGHCVVTAVPQMNEIEVGGDLAISGGQPARMVRQRFLAEILEPRARELFTMLRDNLRTGGVLEALGAGCVVTGGGALMSGLLDNAESLLRVPARVGYPVPLSRMPEELARPEYAAAIGMLLYTHRTQVRKASEEQGLRAKLKAIFAGSF
- the ftsZ gene encoding cell division protein FtsZ, translated to MPNLPDDDIRIHYHDEVPRGARIKVIGVGGGGNNAVNRMIAARVEGVEFIAANTDVQALTVSNAPVKLQLGVKLTSGLGAGANPDVGRRAALEDSDKIIEALEGADMVFVTAGLGGGTGTGAAPVIASLASEMGALTVAVVTRPFGFEGKRRMMQAERGLQELLDSVDTVIVIPNEKLLAVAKDAGFFESFRIADDVLRQGVQGISDIITIPGVINRDFADVKTTMAGMGYAVMGTAVRAGQNRAVEAAMAAMASPLLESGAIDGARGILINITGSSSLKLNEVNEASTIIQNAAHEDANIIFGAVQDETMGDDVKITVIATGFKQQEMPARRERMLAESTLPTMRYEMPVIEPRVSTPRSTASMPKFASDPEAVATPVPSVSPAYAERREPETAEPELRPVPASVFDDEFFRSTQERGVPPYIVSEEVVRVATGVKEAAYLQHGESVQADVSVDAAKVPFGGAAVPLVVDANEPDELDIPAFLRRGH
- a CDS encoding penicillin-binding protein, encoding MSKLLRVLGVFLLGLVVGSGVEASAKPSSNAKHHSSGTAHTVSSSKARLTKRSTKTVKATRKSGSHVVATKVVAGKRRGAKTRLAVRRTRYYERFTASSFTDNLTLGDVTDGEDPVVRAAAIEALGNMNGTAVAIDPSTGRILAMVNQKLALSRGAEPCSTIKLTVALAALEEGIVKKDTEVNLGGRYRLTMTEALAHSNNAYFETLGRSLGFERVKHYANEFGLGELAGYHIEGEQLGIYPDEELPAKLGGVGRMCSFGEGVSMTPLQLGALVSAIANGGTLYYLQHPENAIDIASFQPKVKRQLNIAPLIPEILDGMQGAVMYGTARSLRANFNQFPVMGKTGTCSNNGTRFGWFGSYADTPRGRIVTVIFLEGGRPTFGPKAAELTGQFYRALWDKSYFTPSTEQALGAVGGGAQ
- a CDS encoding NAD-dependent succinate-semialdehyde dehydrogenase — protein: MAIESINPANGKLLRSFEPLTEEAFLEKIALAHQAFREYAAVPLEHRALCMRKLAHLLDEEVNDLAQTITLEMGKPIHASRQEIAKCATACRYYAENAARILAPEAIPTENQSYVRWDPLGVVLAVMPWNFPFWQVFRFLAPALMAGNVGLLKHSSNVPQCALAIESLVRRAGFPRGTFQALLIESRQVERVLSDPRVAAVTLTGSEPAGRAIAAQAGWLIKKSVLELGGSDPFIVMPSADLATAIETAVRARLVNSGQSCIAAKRFIVHESIYAEFESGFVAGMEAMKIGDPMKETTDVGPLATAKIAEELEAQVKAATTSGARVLTGGERMLGDGNYFEPTVLVNVPRTSAVYKEELFGPVAMLFKVASLDEAIEIANDTPFGLAASVWTRDPAEQQRLVAELECGAVFVNAMVASDPRLPFGGVKHSGYGRELSAAGMREFLNAKTVLLSSPRSADAR
- a CDS encoding nucleoside deaminase; protein product: MQGNPEFMKQAIELATGNVTSGRGGPFGAVIVRDGAVIATGVNQVTATNDPTAHAEVVAIRNACAAIKDFSLNGCTIYTSCEPCPMCLAAISWSRMEKIFYCATAADAAAAGFDDAFLYDELRKHIGKRKIPEQRLLAERATESFEAWRKYETRVRY
- a CDS encoding homoserine dehydrogenase, with amino-acid sequence MTTKKLTKVAAKKADGVVKVALLGFGTVGSSVAKVLAESKFPGIALTHIYNRGVERKKSSPAAKFVPSTAVWTENVDDVLKSNVDVVIELMGGLNPVEGWLKKAMASGKHVVTANKQLIAYRGVALQKLAAQNGVQLVYGAAVAGGVPVIPGIRQGLGGDKMVRLSGIVNGTCNYILSRMEAGAEYATVLKDAQGLGYAEANPSADVDGFDARAKLCILSRIALHAELNPDEVATQTISNVEAIDFVYAKELNCTIRQVSRAQVEGALVHARVAPMLVPLSSPMAWSHGTQNMVVTSGRFGGDVVFSGHGAGGEPTAVAVVSDLLAVSQGAKAVELPVRKRQVTGEFLAPHYLRFVVDDKPGIVSSIAGALAKVGANIDSLLQRPGYPKHKLPFVVTTEPCLTGTIERAMKSIGKLDCMLERPLTLQMLVAEDTAE